In Methanocella paludicola SANAE, the sequence CGGAGAGATCGCTAAAAAAAGGACGAAATAAGGCGCTTACGGCATCTTCATGCCGCACTCGCCGCAAAACCTTGTCCCGAGGGCCACCTTGTTGCCGCACTTCGGGCACACGGCCATGCCTAACGGGGCGCCGCAATTGTTACAGAACTTGCCCTCGCCGGCGGGCTTGCCGCAGGCAGGACAGGTAGTAGTGCGCCGCTCGATCTCGCCGTGGAACACGCTGGCCTTCTGGGCCTTCTCCTGTATTTCCTGCTTCATGCGCTCGGCCCGTGCCGCCGTGACCTCGACGTTCTCCCTCGGCGCATCCTCGACGCACATGCCGTCGTCCTCGTTCCAGTCGGCATCGCACACGTACTGCCGGCACTTGGGGCAGCGGTGGAAGTGGCCTTTGGCCTCGTTCTGGGCCTCCTCGAAGGCGACCTCGTACTCCTTGTGCCATTCGGGGGTCATGCCCGAGTGGCGGTTGTGCATCAGGTCCGCTCCCCGGCTGGCGGCGTTGCCTATCCTGGAGGCGCCGGCCAGGTCGGCGCCGATCTGCACGGCCTTGCCGAACATGTTGAACAGGTTGGCCTTTTTATACGTTTTCGACTCGATGAACTTCGACTTGTATCCGTCGCCGCAGATGTCGCACTTGAAGATGAACTGGAACCCCGCCTCGGTGCACAGGTCCTCGTAGTTCTTCGTAAATGATTGAAACTCTACCATTATGCTCCCTCCGTTTTACTTTTTCAATGGCTTACCGCATTTCGAGCAATTCGGGCCCACCGCGGGCTGCACCGTGCCGCACTTGGGGCAGGTCACCTTGAGCGAGGCGCCGCACACTTCGCAGTTATCCCCGAAGAAGGTCTGCTTGCCGCACACGGGGCACGCCGTCTGGAGCGACAGCCCGCAGTGCGGGCATACCGCATAGTCCTTCTCGATATTGTCCCTGCACCGGGGGCACTTTAGCGACCCGATGGGCGTTCCCTTGCCGCAGTACGGGCATATCCTGGCGTCGGGTGGCACCAGCTTGCCGCAGTACCGGCAGGGCTGCTTATAACCGGCCATAGTAATCCCTCTTACCCTCCAAAATATAAAAGCTTAAGGTCTTGCCTTACTTCGTGTATTTCGCCCGGTCGTCCTTAGACTTCACGTTGAACTCCAGAACAGCCCGGACAGCCTTCTGCCACTGCGCCTTGTTGACGTGGATGGCCCGCCCCACGAAGTGGCTCCGCAGCTCGCGAAGCAGGGGCAGCTTCTGCACGGAGTACCAGTACTTGATGTTCCTCGGAAGCTCCAGGTCCTCGTCTGAAGTAAATATCGGCTCCCTCCTGAAGTTGATGGAGAGCATGCAGTCGTTCAGGGACCTGATGAAGGCGTCCGCCGCGGCGTCCATGTCCGCTGCCGGGTACTGGCTCCTGGGCACGATGCTGAACACGTACGTCGCCCAGCGCCCGCCGCTCTTGTTCACTTCCTCGTCCTTCGGCTCCTCTTCGGTGGCCTCGCCTTCCGCCGCTGACTGGAGGGGCTCCACTGTCTCGCCCTCGCCGACCGTCACCGCCTCCAGGATCATGGCGTTCGAGGCGGGTACCGGGGCCAGGATCCAGACGTAGTCGCCCGTGACGTCGCCCATCAGGCCTCTCTTGAACCCGGCGCACATCCTGTCCTTCTGCGCCAGCGTCCCGATGAACTTATATTCCTCCAGGATGCCGACCTCCTCGATCTTCTTCTCCAGGCCGCGCCAAATGGCCGGGGATATGGCGTCCAGGTCGGCCTTCCTCGCAGCCTTGCCGTCCCTCATGAGCCTGGCCGCCCTCCTGAGCGAGGACGAGTCGATGCCCGGGGTGAAGCCTTTTATCAGTTCCTGCGTCTTCAGGGTGAGCGTGTTCATGGCGTCGTTCAGGGCCTTCTTGAAGGGCTCGTGCCGGCCGCCCATCCTGGAGATGGTCAGCTTTTCGCCGCTCTCCATTGTGAGCGTGAGCGAGTAGTCGCCTTCCGCGATGCCGGCGATGTTGCTGTACTGGAATCGCAAGGGCTCGCCCCGCTCGACTGCGAGCACCAGCCCTGCCTCGAACAGGCGCAGCTCGCAGCCGCCCGATCTTCCCTCATACTCGTAGAAGCCCTTCAGGCCTCCCAGCACCAGGCTCTCCTGCATGAGCATGTCCTTCATGACCACGTCGTTCCTGGCCTTCGAGAGTATGCGGGAAAAGTTCTCGAAGTTGATGCCCAGCTTCGTGATGGCGAGCTTTTCCTTCGACGTCAATAGTAAATTGATAGAATAGTCGCCTTCGGCGAACTCCAGTATCTCGCGGGGCGAAAAGAGTATGGCCTCGCCCAGCTTCGGGACGATCGATACGTTCTCCTCGTCGATGCGCCCCACCGCGGCGCCGCTGCTGATGGCGCCGCCGTCATCGCTCAGCGAGTACTCGAGGGGGCACTCAATGAGCTTTGTAGCCTCGTCGCTCATAAGCTTAGCTGTATGCTTTTTAGGATATTAACATTTAGCACGCTTAAAAAAGAGGGAAAGTAGGGGGCTGCCCTACTTACTTAAGATGTCGCCGATGATCCTGCCGTAGGCGGGCCTCGTTATGAGGATGCCGATGAACACGCCCAGGATCGTCGTGATGGCGAACCCCTTGAGCGCGCCGAAGCCCATGTACCAGAGCGGTATCATGGCCACGACCACCGTGGCCGCGGAGGACACGATGATCTTGAAGGCCGACGACAGCTTCTGGAGGATCTTCTTCGTGGTGGGCGCCCTGCCCGTGGCCATGACCTCGTCCGTGATGATGATAAGCTGGTCTATTCCAGTGCCTATCACGGCGATGATGCCGGCCACCGAGGGAAGGTCGATCTCCCAGTTGATGAACGCCGCCACGCCCAGGAGTATGACCACCTCGAATATCGAGGTCAGGAACATGGGTAGTATGATCCTGGGCTCCCGGTAGCGCAGGTACATGATGAGGCCGATGGCGGCCTGGGCCAGGATCATGCCGATGATGACCATGGTCTTGAACGTGGCGCCCTGCTCGGCGGGCACCTGCCCTGAGCTGACCACCTGGACGCTGACAGGCAGCGAGCCGCCCTTCATGTGGACGGCCACCTCTTTCGCGATGGCCTTGCCCTCGTCGCCAGTCCCGGTCATGGCGACCATCTGGTCCACCTGCTTCGTCTTCAGGCTGTTCGCCAGCTCGGACGAGAGGGGCCTCGAGTAGAACACTTTACCGTCCAGGATCATCATGATATAGTGTTCCTCCGGGGCGGTCGTGGCCCCGTACTGGATGGCGGCCTGCTGGAACTTCTCCGCGCCTGCCTTTGTCAGGCTGAATGTCACGCCCCAGGCCGTCTCCGTGCCGGACAGCTCGGAGGTCGGGTCTGAAACGCCCTGAACTTCGCTGCCGTCGAGTATGAAGGCCGACTCGTTGCCCTGGGTCTGGATCCTCATCTCGAACTTGCCCTGCTTGCCCACGATGGACATGGCCTCCTCGTACGGGATGCCCGCGAAGTCGATGAGCACGTACGCGTTGCCCGAGTCGTCCCTTACCGTGTTGACGGGCGTGTTCTTGAGGCCGTAGCTGTTGATCTTATTCTCCAGTATGGCCTTGGTATCCTCGAGCGTCTTGTCGCTGATGGTCGGCGTGGTGTTGTTGACCAGCTTGAGCTTGACGAAGGAGCCTCCCTCGAAGTCCAGCCCGAACTTCAGATTGGTCGTAAGCTGGCCGTTCGAGTAGCTCGGCCCCAGGAAGATGATCGATAGTAACAGGGCGATGACCAGGAGGATCACGCGGTAGTCGGTGAGCAGCTTCGTCCACGTTCCCTGCGGCTTCTCAGGCATATTTTGCCCTCCCCTGCGGAGATTCCATGTACCATTTCAACAGGCCGGCGTTCAGGAACCAGGTGTTCATGAGGTCCGCGATCAGGCCGAAGATCATGACCGTCGAGATGTTCGCGAGCACCGGTATGGTGGAGAACCCGACGAGGTACCCGTAGCTCGCCACGATGTGGAGCACCAGGAAGGCGACGATGGCCGCGCCGGTCATTGTCAGGCCCGTGGCCCGGCAGGACGTGATCTTCTTGTCCAGGTACTTCCGCTCTCCTAGCACCTTGGTCGTCAGCAAAATATCGGTGTCCACCGAGTAGCCGATCAACATTAACAGGGCGGCGAACGTCCCGAACGTCAGCTCGATCCCGAATATGTTCATGAGCGCCACGGCGATCATGATGTCCGAGAACGCCGACGTGATGACCGCGATGGATGGGACGAAGTCCCTGAAGATGATGAATATTACGAGCGCCATCAGGATGAAGGCGGCCACGATGGCTATTACTGCCTGGCTCTGGTTGGTGGCGCTGAAGGTGCTTCCCGTATGCTCCAGTGAGGCGTCCGGGTACGCATTAGCGAGGTACGCCGTTAGCGAGTCGAGCTGCGCCTGCTCCATCGAGCTGAACCGGATCGAGACCGTGCCCGACGGGTCCCGGGTGATCAGGCTGAGCGGGTACTGCGAGAACTCGCCCTGGAGCGCGGCATCCGTCTTGTCCGTCTTCAGGGTGACCAGCGTGCCGCCCTGGAAGTCCAGCCCCAGGTGCAGGGGCGACCCTACGGTGAAGTACGTGAAGCCCGTGATCAATAGCGCTATGGCCAGTACGGCCAGCGGTATGCCGATGGCCTGTTTGGTCGGAAGCTCGGGCCACTTGAGCTTCTCGAACGGCCCCAGGTTGCTTTCGGGCTCTTCCGGAGAGCCCTTATTATCTTCCGTTTTCGCGGGGGCCTTTTGTTTCTTCGATTCGTCGGCCTTCTTCATTGAAATCAAGACGAACATAATATGTTGATGCCCTAAAAAGCTTTTGTATGCTTTTAAGGGAATGTCGGTCTCTTGCATGGCTTCTGCGCGCTATCCATTTATATATAAAAGACAATATCATTACTTCAGCGGCCCGAAAAATCAAAAAAATTTTGCGAGAGTCGAAGGTTATATATACTTGCTGGTACATAATAACATTCAGAGGGGAAGGAAAGAAGACCATGTTAAAGAAACTACAGCTAAAGGATAAGTATAACCACAGCCAGGAAGTCATCATCGAGTACCTTAAGAACGGCTTAAAGGAAGGGAAGCAGTTCTTTAAGTCCAAGTACATCGCGAGGGACCTTGGCATGAGCCCGAAGGAGGTCGGCACTAACATGAAGATCCTTTCGGACGAGTGCAAGGACCTGCTCATAGAGAAGTGGAGCTATTCCAAGAGCACCACCTGGCGTGTCGAAACAGCCGCATAAAAACGTTTTTCTCCATTTCTCGCCTTTTATTTTAACTGCTTATTTTCCATCGCTTAACCAAAATTAAAAAAGCTTTTTATATCATCTACATATCTTAGGTATTTTAAGGAAGTAAAGGCAGTGACATTCGTATCCCTCGTTAAGAACAGCGATCCTTCAAAGGCCGTGAGCGACGCGGTCCAGCTCGCCGGGGGGCTCGAGGTCAGCGGCACCGTCCTCATCAAGCCTAACCT encodes:
- a CDS encoding double zinc ribbon domain-containing protein, producing MAGYKQPCRYCGKLVPPDARICPYCGKGTPIGSLKCPRCRDNIEKDYAVCPHCGLSLQTACPVCGKQTFFGDNCEVCGASLKVTCPKCGTVQPAVGPNCSKCGKPLKK
- a CDS encoding protein translocase subunit SecF, which translates into the protein MFVLISMKKADESKKQKAPAKTEDNKGSPEEPESNLGPFEKLKWPELPTKQAIGIPLAVLAIALLITGFTYFTVGSPLHLGLDFQGGTLVTLKTDKTDAALQGEFSQYPLSLITRDPSGTVSIRFSSMEQAQLDSLTAYLANAYPDASLEHTGSTFSATNQSQAVIAIVAAFILMALVIFIIFRDFVPSIAVITSAFSDIMIAVALMNIFGIELTFGTFAALLMLIGYSVDTDILLTTKVLGERKYLDKKITSCRATGLTMTGAAIVAFLVLHIVASYGYLVGFSTIPVLANISTVMIFGLIADLMNTWFLNAGLLKWYMESPQGRAKYA
- a CDS encoding zinc ribbon domain-containing protein, which translates into the protein MVEFQSFTKNYEDLCTEAGFQFIFKCDICGDGYKSKFIESKTYKKANLFNMFGKAVQIGADLAGASRIGNAASRGADLMHNRHSGMTPEWHKEYEVAFEEAQNEAKGHFHRCPKCRQYVCDADWNEDDGMCVEDAPRENVEVTAARAERMKQEIQEKAQKASVFHGEIERRTTTCPACGKPAGEGKFCNNCGAPLGMAVCPKCGNKVALGTRFCGECGMKMP
- a CDS encoding preprotein translocase subunit SecD, which gives rise to MPEKPQGTWTKLLTDYRVILLVIALLLSIIFLGPSYSNGQLTTNLKFGLDFEGGSFVKLKLVNNTTPTISDKTLEDTKAILENKINSYGLKNTPVNTVRDDSGNAYVLIDFAGIPYEEAMSIVGKQGKFEMRIQTQGNESAFILDGSEVQGVSDPTSELSGTETAWGVTFSLTKAGAEKFQQAAIQYGATTAPEEHYIMMILDGKVFYSRPLSSELANSLKTKQVDQMVAMTGTGDEGKAIAKEVAVHMKGGSLPVSVQVVSSGQVPAEQGATFKTMVIIGMILAQAAIGLIMYLRYREPRIILPMFLTSIFEVVILLGVAAFINWEIDLPSVAGIIAVIGTGIDQLIIITDEVMATGRAPTTKKILQKLSSAFKIIVSSAATVVVAMIPLWYMGFGALKGFAITTILGVFIGILITRPAYGRIIGDILSK
- a CDS encoding DUF7123 family protein, coding for MLKKLQLKDKYNHSQEVIIEYLKNGLKEGKQFFKSKYIARDLGMSPKEVGTNMKILSDECKDLLIEKWSYSKSTTWRVETAA